The genome window AATTCGAGCCAGACGGGCCCCTCGACCCAATTCAACAATCCCCATTCACGTTCCTGCGCCATGGCGGCGACAGCCACCACGCCGCCCATGAAGAACAACCGCGCGATGACCGTATTCAATGCGACGATCGTGAGATTGCCGCCCCATCGGCAGAGCTTCGACGCCGTCAACGCCCGTCGCGGCGCCAGCAGTTCCCACGTGGCCATGATGACCAGCACGGAGAGGTACGCACCCACACGGACCAGACCTTCTGTCCCCATAGCCCCCTCCTGCTCATGCTGCCCCCGATGAATCCAATGCTCACAGATCAATGGCCTCTGAAGCCCTACGGAACTCACACATCACGACAGATCTGTGAAAGGACCAGCGCCGGACCACGAAACCTGACTACACCTTTACCAATCGACCTCGAAAAGCTAGAGGCCCAGATCTGAGAGCCCCGGATGCTCGTCCGGACGGCGGCCCAACGGCCAGTGGTACTTGCGGTCCTTTACGTCGATAGCCAGATCGTTGATGCTAGCAATACGACGCTGCATGTATCCGTGCTCGTCGAATTCCCAGTTCTCATTGCCGTAGGACCGGAACCAGTTCCCAGCATCGTCATGCCACTCATAGGCAAACTGAACCGCAATCCGATTGCCATGAAACGCCCACAGCTCCTTAATGAGCCGATAGTCCAGCTCCTTGCTCCATTTTCTGGTCAGGAACTGCACGATGGCGTCGCGTCCGGCAAGAAACTCTGCGCGATTGCGCCAGACGCTATCCTGCGTATACGCCAGGGCTACTCGCTGGGGATCACGGGTGTTCCAGGCATCTTCGGCCATGCGGACTTTTTGGGGGAGGTTAATTGGGACATTCTGAATTTCTTGTCCAAGAAACGCTCGGTCTCCTGAAGAAATTCAGAATGGACTTCCCAGGCTTTTGCGGACACAGTTAAGCCCGTTCCGACACGGCTTCAAACGCCTCCGGACTGACCCCGCTCAGATGGCTGTGCCGACGAGTGCGATTATAGAACAGTTCGATGTAATCATAGATCTCGGCGGTGG of Nitrospira sp. contains these proteins:
- a CDS encoding nuclear transport factor 2 family protein: MAEDAWNTRDPQRVALAYTQDSVWRNRAEFLAGRDAIVQFLTRKWSKELDYRLIKELWAFHGNRIAVQFAYEWHDDAGNWFRSYGNENWEFDEHGYMQRRIASINDLAIDVKDRKYHWPLGRRPDEHPGLSDLGL
- a CDS encoding IS3 family transposase — its product is TAEIYDYIELFYNRTRRHSHLSGVSPEAFEAVSERA